From the genome of Paraburkholderia aromaticivorans, one region includes:
- a CDS encoding MFS transporter — MSTSNASTPASADRSLRGLLLLLATIAGVAVANIYYNQPLLDDFRQTFAHSASWVGAVPAVTQLGYAAGMLLLAPLGDRFDRRLLILLQIAGICVALVAAAAAPTLAVLIVASLAIGVLATIAQQAVPFAAELAPPVERGHAVGTVMSGLLLGILLARTASGVIAEYFGWRAVFGASVVALLALAVVIILRLPKSQPTSTLPYGKLLVSMWHLVVEHRALREASLTGASLFAAFSIFWSVLALLLAGAPFHLGPQAAGLFGIVGAAGAMAAPLAGKFSDRRGPRAIITVSIVLVAISFVVFGASARSIAGLVVGVIVLDIGVQAAQISNQSRIYALKPDARSRVNTVYMVAYFIGGALGSGVGAVVWPAFGWLGVSAAGLGFTGLAAWNHLALAASAKRESAP; from the coding sequence ATGTCCACTTCCAACGCGTCCACTCCCGCTTCCGCCGACCGGTCGCTGCGCGGCCTGCTGCTTCTGCTCGCCACGATCGCGGGGGTCGCGGTTGCGAACATCTATTACAACCAGCCGCTGCTCGACGATTTCCGGCAGACGTTTGCGCACAGCGCGTCGTGGGTCGGCGCGGTGCCGGCCGTCACGCAACTCGGCTACGCGGCCGGCATGCTATTGCTCGCGCCGCTCGGCGACCGCTTCGATCGCCGCCTTTTGATCCTGCTGCAGATCGCGGGCATTTGTGTCGCGCTGGTCGCCGCCGCCGCGGCGCCGACGCTGGCCGTGCTGATCGTCGCGAGCCTGGCGATCGGCGTGCTCGCCACCATCGCGCAGCAAGCGGTGCCGTTCGCGGCGGAACTCGCGCCGCCGGTCGAACGCGGCCACGCGGTCGGCACGGTGATGAGCGGTCTGCTGCTGGGGATCTTGCTGGCGCGAACGGCCTCGGGCGTGATCGCCGAATATTTCGGCTGGCGCGCGGTATTCGGCGCGTCCGTGGTCGCGTTGCTGGCGCTCGCGGTGGTCATCATTTTGCGTCTGCCAAAGAGCCAGCCGACCTCGACGCTGCCCTACGGCAAGCTGCTGGTGTCGATGTGGCATCTGGTGGTCGAACATCGCGCGCTGCGCGAAGCGTCGCTGACGGGGGCGTCCCTGTTCGCGGCGTTCAGCATTTTCTGGTCGGTGCTGGCCTTGCTGCTGGCCGGCGCGCCGTTTCATCTCGGACCGCAGGCCGCGGGGCTATTCGGTATCGTCGGCGCGGCGGGCGCGATGGCCGCGCCGCTCGCCGGCAAGTTTTCCGATCGACGCGGACCACGCGCGATCATTACCGTGTCGATCGTGCTGGTGGCGATTTCGTTCGTGGTGTTCGGCGCCTCGGCGAGAAGCATCGCGGGCCTCGTGGTCGGCGTGATCGTGCTGGATATCGGCGTGCAGGCCGCGCAGATTTCCAATCAGTCGCGCATTTACGCACTCAAGCCGGACGCGCGCAGCCGCGTGAATACGGTCTATATGGTGGCGTATTTCATTGGCGGAGCACTCGGCTCCGGCGTAGGCGCCGTGGTGTGGCCGGCGTTTGGATGGCTCGGCGTGAGCGCGGCCGGGCTCGGGTTCACCGGGCTGGCGGCGTGGAACCATCTGGCGCTTGCCGCAAGCGCGAAGCGAGAGTCAGCGCCTTGA
- a CDS encoding DUF2569 family protein: MASTKKHEPRRIGGLLLVALICVAAWVVHTANVMREPLKLMLEWALLAGFVRRETHGWYRAVIAMVGCDVIAGACTRP, from the coding sequence ATGGCCTCGACCAAGAAACATGAACCTCGACGCATCGGCGGCTTGCTGCTCGTCGCCTTGATCTGCGTTGCCGCCTGGGTCGTCCATACGGCAAATGTGATGCGCGAACCGCTGAAGCTGATGCTCGAATGGGCGCTGCTGGCCGGGTTCGTGCGGCGTGAAACGCATGGCTGGTATCGCGCCGTGATCGCGATGGTCGGCTGCGATGTCATCGCCGGCGCGTGCACGAGACCTTGA
- a CDS encoding phosphodiesterase codes for MLLAQISDLHIKRPGALAYRRVDTGAYLARCVAALNALEPRPDAVIMTGDLVDQGDPDQYEHLKTLLAPLEIPYFLLVGNHDDRAALRAAFPDRAELQRGGEFVQYAVDIGALRLIALDSMVPGQSAGNLCDARLAWLATQLDAAPGKPTLVALHHPPFVCGIGHMDELRLDPPAADRLAALIARYPNVERVICGHVHRPMFVRFGGTIASAVPAPAHQVALDLRDDAPSAFMMEPPAYALHHYDPATGIVTHHAYVDASDGPYPFYEPEGALID; via the coding sequence ATGCTGCTGGCTCAAATTAGCGACCTGCATATCAAACGGCCCGGCGCGCTCGCTTACCGCCGCGTCGACACCGGCGCCTATCTCGCACGCTGCGTCGCCGCTCTCAATGCACTCGAACCGCGTCCCGACGCGGTGATCATGACCGGCGACCTCGTCGACCAGGGCGATCCCGACCAGTACGAACACCTGAAGACGCTGCTCGCGCCGCTCGAGATCCCCTACTTCCTGCTGGTCGGCAATCACGACGATCGCGCCGCGTTGCGGGCCGCGTTTCCCGATCGCGCCGAATTGCAGCGCGGTGGCGAGTTCGTGCAATACGCGGTCGATATCGGCGCGCTGCGGCTCATCGCGCTCGATTCGATGGTGCCGGGGCAAAGCGCGGGCAATCTGTGCGACGCGCGGCTCGCGTGGCTCGCCACGCAACTCGATGCCGCCCCAGGCAAGCCCACGCTAGTCGCGTTGCATCATCCGCCGTTTGTGTGCGGCATCGGCCATATGGACGAATTGCGGCTCGATCCGCCCGCCGCCGACCGACTGGCGGCATTGATCGCGCGTTATCCGAACGTGGAGCGCGTGATCTGCGGCCATGTGCACCGGCCCATGTTCGTGCGCTTTGGCGGCACGATCGCGTCCGCGGTGCCGGCGCCCGCGCATCAGGTCGCGCTCGATCTGCGCGACGACGCGCCGTCCGCGTTCATGATGGAGCCGCCCGCGTATGCGCTGCATCACTATGATCCGGCAACCGGCATCGTCACGCATCATGCTTATGTGGACGCGTCAGACGGGCCGTATCCCTTCTACGAGCCCGAGGGCGCTCTGATCGATTGA
- a CDS encoding ABC transporter ATP-binding protein has translation MKLASVPIALTQCAKTFRGTRVLEPLDLHIDAGETLVLLGPSGCGKTTTLRMIAGLETPDAGGRIAFGDDDVTALPIEKRQVGMVFQSYALFPNLTVRGNIAYGLKIKRVPAATARQRVDELLGMMRLTAHADKPIDQLSGGQRQRVALARALAVQPRVLLLDEPLTALDARLRDTLRSEMNTLLRELGITTVYVTHDQAEAMELGDRIVVMSAGRIEQIGSPREIYYRPANRTVAQFVGTINRLAGERRHGMLTTTGGAVPLPAGSAHVSAAHEIFFRPEDAYLADPALAQLRGHIESTAFLGERTRLTVGGAAPDALLIDVAGRVELARGTPVGISIAQDALIALS, from the coding sequence ATGAAACTCGCCTCCGTCCCCATCGCGCTCACGCAATGCGCGAAAACGTTTCGCGGCACGCGCGTGCTCGAACCGCTCGATCTGCATATCGACGCCGGCGAAACGCTGGTGCTGCTCGGGCCGTCCGGCTGCGGCAAGACCACGACGCTGCGCATGATCGCGGGGCTCGAAACGCCGGACGCCGGCGGCCGCATCGCATTCGGCGACGACGACGTCACCGCGCTGCCGATCGAAAAGCGCCAGGTCGGCATGGTGTTCCAGAGCTACGCGCTGTTTCCGAACCTGACGGTGCGCGGCAATATCGCCTATGGCCTGAAAATCAAACGTGTGCCGGCCGCGACCGCGCGGCAACGCGTCGACGAACTGCTGGGCATGATGCGCCTCACCGCTCACGCCGACAAACCGATCGATCAGCTCTCCGGCGGCCAGCGCCAGCGTGTGGCGCTGGCTCGCGCGCTCGCCGTGCAGCCGCGCGTGCTGCTGCTCGACGAACCGCTCACCGCCCTCGACGCCCGCTTGCGCGACACCTTGCGCAGCGAGATGAACACGCTGCTGCGCGAGCTGGGCATCACCACGGTGTATGTCACGCACGATCAGGCCGAAGCGATGGAACTGGGCGACCGCATCGTCGTGATGAGCGCGGGGCGCATCGAGCAGATCGGTTCGCCGCGCGAGATCTATTACCGCCCCGCCAACCGGACGGTCGCGCAGTTCGTCGGCACGATCAACCGGCTCGCGGGCGAGCGGCGCCACGGCATGCTCACGACCACCGGCGGCGCCGTGCCGCTGCCCGCGGGCTCCGCTCACGTGAGCGCGGCCCATGAGATCTTCTTCCGTCCGGAAGACGCTTATCTTGCCGACCCGGCTCTCGCGCAATTGCGTGGCCATATCGAAAGCACGGCGTTTCTCGGCGAACGGACACGTCTGACGGTGGGCGGCGCCGCCCCGGACGCATTGCTGATCGACGTGGCGGGCCGCGTGGAATTGGCGCGCGGCACCCCGGTCGGCATTTCAATCGCGCAGGACGCGCTGATTGCGTTATCGTAA
- a CDS encoding ABC transporter permease has translation MNSLTASLQPAAKPRSRLRPPSARTWLATGQWLVTLLLCAFLIVPVVMSIMAGLTVNYFKGISSGLTLRWLEEVWTQYHSSVFLSLEVAAATLAITLLTGVPAGYVLARSKSRLSRIVEEFLVLPIALPGLASALALLVVYGGFTMFRMSVAFIVVGHVVFTLPFMVRAVAAVCASSDLRTLEEGAASLGASFLQRFVTIVLPNARPGIVAGALAVLTLSIGEFNLTWMLHTPDTKTLPVGLADTYASLRIEIGSAYTILFFIMTMPLLVAMQWLGVDATGQRSAANKRAALSPSKSIKP, from the coding sequence ATGAATTCCCTCACCGCTTCCCTACAACCGGCAGCGAAGCCGCGCTCGCGTTTGCGCCCGCCGAGCGCCAGAACCTGGCTCGCAACGGGCCAATGGCTCGTCACGCTGCTGCTGTGCGCGTTCCTGATCGTGCCGGTCGTCATGTCGATCATGGCGGGGCTGACGGTCAACTACTTCAAGGGCATTTCGAGCGGACTGACGCTGCGCTGGCTCGAAGAAGTGTGGACGCAATATCACAGCTCGGTGTTCCTCTCGCTCGAAGTGGCGGCGGCAACCCTGGCCATCACGCTGCTGACCGGCGTGCCCGCGGGTTACGTGCTCGCGCGCAGCAAGTCGCGCCTGTCGCGCATCGTCGAAGAGTTTCTGGTGCTGCCGATCGCGCTGCCCGGTCTCGCGTCCGCGCTCGCGCTGCTGGTGGTCTATGGCGGCTTCACGATGTTTCGCATGAGCGTGGCGTTTATCGTGGTCGGCCATGTGGTGTTCACGCTGCCCTTCATGGTGCGCGCGGTCGCCGCCGTGTGCGCGAGCAGCGACCTGCGCACGCTCGAAGAAGGCGCGGCCAGTCTCGGCGCGAGCTTCCTGCAGCGCTTCGTGACGATCGTGCTGCCGAACGCGCGGCCCGGCATCGTGGCCGGCGCGTTGGCGGTGCTGACGCTCTCGATCGGCGAATTCAATCTCACGTGGATGCTGCATACGCCGGATACCAAAACGCTGCCGGTGGGTCTCGCCGACACGTATGCATCGCTGCGCATCGAGATCGGCAGCGCCTACACGATTCTGTTTTTCATCATGACGATGCCCCTGCTCGTCGCGATGCAGTGGCTCGGCGTCGATGCGACCGGCCAGCGCAGCGCGGCGAACAAGCGTGCCGCCCTCTCTCCTTCGAAGTCGATCAAGCCATGA
- a CDS encoding ABC transporter permease, which yields MNDITFPLRWRAALLAPALAVFIAFWLLPMGALAQLSGDGHAFATYRAMLTNPRYMSSLGATVLLSAAVTAATLVLSVIAGLLLARREFPLKRTLLALLTFPLAFPGVVVGFMVIMLAGRQGLVGALSLKLTGDRWVFAYSMSGLFLGYLYFSIPRVIVTVMASATKLDASLEEAARSLGASPWRIMRDIVLPALSPGLIAAGAVCFATAMGAFGTAFTLATDIDVLPMTIYTEFTLNANMVTAAGLSIVLGMVTWAVLALARSVSGAAVAASA from the coding sequence TTGAACGACATCACGTTCCCGCTGCGCTGGCGCGCCGCGCTGCTCGCGCCCGCGCTGGCGGTGTTCATCGCCTTCTGGCTGCTGCCGATGGGCGCGCTCGCGCAGCTGAGCGGCGACGGCCACGCGTTCGCCACCTATCGCGCGATGCTGACGAATCCGCGCTACATGTCGAGTCTCGGCGCGACCGTGCTGTTGTCCGCGGCGGTCACGGCGGCGACGCTGGTGCTCTCGGTGATCGCGGGTCTGCTGCTGGCGCGCCGCGAGTTTCCCCTCAAGCGCACGCTGCTTGCCCTGCTCACGTTTCCGCTGGCGTTTCCCGGCGTGGTGGTCGGTTTCATGGTCATCATGCTCGCGGGACGCCAGGGCCTGGTCGGCGCGCTCTCGCTGAAACTCACGGGAGACCGCTGGGTGTTCGCCTATTCGATGAGCGGCCTCTTTCTCGGCTACCTGTACTTCTCGATTCCGCGCGTGATCGTCACCGTGATGGCGTCGGCGACCAAGCTCGACGCGTCGCTCGAAGAAGCCGCGCGCTCGCTCGGCGCGTCGCCGTGGCGCATCATGCGCGACATCGTGCTGCCCGCGCTCTCGCCCGGTCTGATCGCGGCGGGCGCGGTGTGCTTCGCCACCGCGATGGGCGCGTTCGGCACCGCCTTCACGCTCGCCACGGACATCGACGTGCTGCCGATGACCATCTACACCGAATTCACCCTCAACGCGAACATGGTGACCGCCGCGGGCCTCTCGATCGTGCTCGGCATGGTCACGTGGGCCGTGCTGGCGCTGGCGCGCAGCGTGAGCGGTGCCGCCGTGGCGGCAAGCGCATGA
- a CDS encoding ABC transporter substrate-binding protein codes for MTRRSSTAFVRARQLARAAFAASALVLNLAAPSIAHADETAICYNCPPEWADWASQIKAIQQKTGIRVPFDNKNSGQSIAQLMAEQKSPVADVVYLGVSSAFQAKDKGVIQPYKPAHWDDIPVNMKDPQGYWFSIHSGTLGFFVNKDALEGKPVPRSWADLLKPEYKGMIGYLDPSSAFVGYAGAVAVNQALGGTLDNFEPGLDWFRKLKANAPIVPKQTAYARVMSGEIPILLDYDFDAYRAKYKDHANVEFVIPKEGTISVPYVMSLVKGAPHEANGRKVLDFVLSDEGQKLWADAYLRPVRANAMTAETAAKFLPASDYARAKPVDFGKMAEKQSSFGERYLQVMH; via the coding sequence GTGACCCGCCGTTCCTCCACCGCTTTTGTTCGGGCGCGCCAGCTGGCGCGCGCCGCGTTCGCCGCATCGGCACTTGTCCTGAATCTGGCCGCGCCGTCGATCGCGCACGCCGACGAAACCGCGATCTGCTACAACTGCCCGCCCGAGTGGGCCGATTGGGCGAGCCAGATCAAGGCGATCCAGCAAAAGACCGGCATTCGCGTGCCGTTCGACAACAAGAATTCCGGCCAGTCGATCGCTCAACTCATGGCCGAGCAGAAGAGCCCGGTCGCCGACGTGGTGTACCTCGGGGTCTCGTCGGCTTTCCAGGCGAAGGACAAGGGCGTGATCCAGCCATACAAGCCCGCGCACTGGGATGACATTCCCGTCAACATGAAAGACCCGCAAGGCTACTGGTTCTCGATCCACTCGGGCACGCTGGGCTTTTTCGTCAACAAGGACGCGCTCGAAGGCAAGCCCGTGCCGCGCTCGTGGGCCGACCTGCTCAAGCCCGAGTACAAAGGCATGATCGGCTACCTCGACCCGTCGAGCGCGTTCGTCGGCTATGCGGGCGCGGTCGCGGTGAATCAGGCGCTCGGCGGCACGCTCGATAACTTCGAGCCGGGCCTCGACTGGTTTCGCAAGCTGAAGGCCAACGCGCCGATCGTGCCGAAGCAGACCGCCTACGCGCGCGTCATGTCCGGCGAAATTCCGATCCTGCTCGACTACGATTTCGACGCTTACCGCGCGAAGTACAAGGATCACGCGAACGTCGAGTTCGTGATCCCGAAGGAAGGCACGATCTCGGTGCCGTATGTGATGAGTCTCGTGAAGGGCGCGCCGCACGAAGCGAACGGCAGGAAGGTGCTCGACTTCGTGCTCTCCGACGAAGGCCAGAAGCTGTGGGCCGACGCCTATCTGCGTCCGGTCCGCGCGAATGCGATGACGGCGGAAACCGCCGCGAAATTCCTGCCGGCGAGCGACTATGCGCGCGCCAAGCCGGTGGACTTCGGCAAAATGGCCGAGAAGCAGTCGAGCTTCGGCGAGCGTTATCTGCAGGTGATGCATTGA
- a CDS encoding LacI family DNA-binding transcriptional regulator — MTPTIKDVAAHAGFSIATVSRAINAPHTVNPVTLDKVRQSIDALHFRPSPLGRQLRGERTRLIGVILPTLANPVFAECLQGIDELASAQGYRLMLMTTQYDAARERHAIETLREHRVEGLILTVADADTHPLLDELDRAGLLYVLMHNDTVRRPSVAVDNRLAAYDGVRMLIAHGHRRILMLAGTLAASDRARLRHLGYAQAMQQAGLTPSPALEVDFNAEELSPAVLAHLTSGPNRPSALFCSNDLLAMVVMRGLRRARLRIPHDMSILGFDGLAMGELLSPPLASICAPNREIGCAAWQRLLARVTGSDETLNETPLTLTLPHSLREGATIAAISSRNEPSPVLA; from the coding sequence ATGACTCCGACGATCAAAGATGTCGCCGCCCACGCCGGCTTCTCCATCGCGACGGTGTCGCGCGCGATCAACGCGCCGCACACCGTGAACCCGGTCACGCTCGACAAAGTGCGTCAGTCCATCGACGCCCTGCACTTCCGCCCCAGCCCGCTCGGCCGTCAATTGCGCGGCGAACGCACGCGCCTGATCGGCGTAATCCTGCCGACGCTCGCCAATCCCGTATTCGCCGAATGCCTGCAAGGCATCGACGAACTCGCCTCGGCGCAAGGCTACCGGCTGATGCTGATGACCACGCAGTACGACGCCGCGCGCGAGCGCCACGCTATCGAGACGCTGCGCGAGCACCGCGTGGAAGGGCTAATCCTGACCGTCGCCGATGCCGACACGCACCCGCTGCTCGACGAACTCGACCGCGCGGGCCTGCTCTACGTGCTGATGCATAACGACACGGTACGCCGTCCGTCGGTCGCCGTCGACAACCGCCTCGCCGCCTACGACGGCGTACGCATGCTGATCGCTCACGGCCATCGCCGCATTCTCATGCTCGCGGGCACGCTGGCCGCCTCCGACCGCGCCCGTCTGCGGCATCTAGGTTATGCGCAGGCGATGCAGCAAGCCGGCCTCACGCCCTCGCCCGCGCTCGAAGTCGATTTCAACGCGGAGGAATTGTCGCCCGCCGTGCTCGCCCATTTGACAAGCGGCCCGAACCGACCCAGCGCGCTCTTCTGCAGCAACGACCTGCTGGCGATGGTGGTCATGCGCGGCCTGCGCCGCGCGCGCCTGCGGATTCCACACGACATGTCGATTCTCGGCTTCGACGGCCTCGCGATGGGCGAACTGCTGTCGCCGCCGCTTGCCAGCATCTGCGCGCCGAATCGGGAAATCGGCTGCGCGGCCTGGCAGCGATTGCTCGCGCGCGTGACCGGCAGTGACGAAACCTTGAATGAAACGCCGCTCACGCTGACCTTGCCGCACAGCTTGCGCGAGGGCGCCACCATCGCGGCGATTTCGAGCCGCAACGAGCCCTCGCCGGTGCTCGCCTGA
- a CDS encoding M48 family metallopeptidase, protein MSHLKYLTGYPPVLQEKVRKLIAEDQLGAYLAARYPATHDVQTDRALYAYCADLKREHLRSAEQIDKVTYDSKLDVVRHALGLHTSISRVQGGKLKAKKEIRIASLFKSAAPEFLKMIVVHELAHLKESDHNKAFYRLCEFMQPGYHQIEFDLRLYLTQRELAKQQT, encoded by the coding sequence ATGTCCCACCTGAAATACCTCACCGGCTATCCGCCCGTGCTACAGGAGAAGGTCAGGAAGCTGATAGCCGAAGACCAGCTCGGCGCCTATCTCGCCGCGCGCTACCCCGCCACGCACGACGTACAGACAGACCGGGCGCTTTACGCGTATTGCGCCGATCTGAAACGCGAGCACCTGCGCAGCGCGGAGCAGATCGACAAGGTCACCTACGACAGCAAACTCGACGTGGTGCGCCACGCGCTAGGTCTGCACACGAGCATTTCCCGCGTGCAGGGCGGCAAGCTGAAGGCGAAGAAGGAGATCCGCATCGCGTCGCTGTTCAAATCAGCCGCGCCGGAATTTCTGAAAATGATCGTGGTGCACGAACTCGCTCATCTGAAGGAAAGCGATCACAACAAGGCCTTCTACCGCCTCTGCGAGTTCATGCAACCGGGTTACCACCAGATCGAATTCGATCTGCGGCTTTACCTGACACAGCGCGAGCTGGCGAAACAACAGACCTGA
- a CDS encoding FdhF/YdeP family oxidoreductase — MKKPEARIEPYTHPAAGWGALKYVAINLIKEKVTGGDYRMLLKQNQPDGFDCPGCAWPDREHASTFEFCENGVKAVAAEATSKRVTPAFFEQHTVAELMAQSDFELEQHGRLTDPLVYDALRDRYVPIGWDDAFELIAAHLKRLDDPDRAAFYTSGRASNEAAFLYQLFVRMYGTNNFPDCSNMCHEATSRGLPHTVGIGKGTVTLDDFEHADTLLIFGQNPATNHPRMLGELRECAKRGATIVSINPLKERGLERFASPQHPVEMLTMGSTKISSVFIRPKVGGDFALIKGVAKRVIELDDEALASGLERVLDVAFIAAHTVGFDAFADDLRAESWDTIVAEAGVPFEDVLKLADIYVKGRAVISTWGMGLTQHKNSVPTVQILSNLMMMRGNIGRRGAGLCPVRGHSNVQGDRTVGIEERPTEAFLDRLGEVYDFEPPREHGLDVVNTIQAMLDGKVKVFIGLGGNFSIATPDTPRTWDAMRSCDLTVHITTKLNRSHLVHGRDALILPTLGRTEIDLQNGVAQGVSVEDSMSMVHISYGMNKPASENLLSEIAIVARMAHATLGSAKVDWLAQAADYSLIRDGIAKVIEGFTDYNERLKNPGGFHLGVASRERIWKTPSGKAQFLVHAIDTATPIHQARKEHGERLMTLMTTRSHDQYNTTIYGLDDRYRGVYGQRRVLFANKDDLAMLGFAAGQRVDITSVWADGIERHAEGFLLVEYDIPRGCLGAYYPETNPLVPLSSVADGAGTPTSKSIPVLLKASRVNPVAA, encoded by the coding sequence ATGAAGAAACCCGAAGCTCGCATCGAACCGTATACGCACCCCGCCGCCGGCTGGGGCGCGCTGAAGTACGTCGCCATCAACCTGATCAAGGAAAAGGTGACGGGCGGCGACTACCGCATGCTGCTCAAACAGAATCAGCCGGACGGCTTCGACTGCCCGGGCTGCGCGTGGCCGGATCGCGAGCACGCGTCCACCTTCGAATTCTGTGAAAACGGCGTGAAGGCCGTCGCGGCCGAGGCGACCAGCAAGCGCGTGACGCCTGCGTTCTTCGAGCAGCACACGGTCGCCGAACTGATGGCGCAATCGGACTTCGAACTCGAACAGCATGGCCGCCTGACCGATCCGCTCGTCTACGACGCGCTGCGCGACCGTTACGTGCCGATCGGCTGGGACGACGCGTTCGAGCTGATCGCGGCGCACCTGAAGCGTCTCGACGACCCGGACCGTGCCGCCTTCTACACCTCGGGGCGCGCAAGCAACGAAGCTGCGTTCCTGTACCAGCTGTTCGTGCGCATGTACGGCACCAACAACTTTCCCGACTGCTCGAACATGTGCCACGAGGCGACCAGCCGCGGCTTGCCGCATACGGTCGGCATCGGCAAAGGCACGGTGACGCTCGACGACTTCGAACACGCCGATACGCTGCTGATCTTCGGCCAGAATCCGGCCACCAACCATCCGCGCATGCTCGGCGAACTGCGCGAGTGCGCCAAACGCGGCGCGACCATCGTGTCGATCAATCCGCTCAAGGAGCGCGGCCTCGAACGCTTTGCCAGCCCGCAGCATCCCGTGGAAATGCTGACGATGGGCAGCACGAAGATCAGTTCCGTGTTCATTCGCCCGAAGGTCGGCGGCGATTTCGCGCTGATCAAGGGCGTCGCCAAGCGCGTGATCGAACTCGACGACGAAGCTTTGGCCTCGGGTCTCGAACGCGTGCTCGACGTCGCCTTCATCGCCGCGCATACCGTGGGCTTCGACGCGTTCGCCGACGACCTGCGCGCCGAAAGCTGGGACACCATCGTCGCCGAAGCGGGCGTGCCGTTCGAAGACGTGCTGAAGCTCGCCGACATCTACGTGAAGGGGCGCGCCGTGATTTCGACGTGGGGCATGGGCCTCACGCAGCACAAGAACTCGGTGCCGACGGTGCAGATCCTGTCGAACCTGATGATGATGCGCGGCAATATCGGCCGGCGCGGCGCGGGCCTGTGCCCGGTGCGGGGGCACTCGAACGTGCAGGGCGACCGCACCGTCGGCATCGAGGAAAGGCCGACCGAGGCGTTCCTCGACCGGCTCGGCGAAGTCTACGATTTCGAGCCGCCGCGCGAGCACGGACTCGATGTCGTCAACACGATTCAGGCGATGCTCGACGGCAAGGTGAAAGTGTTCATCGGCCTGGGCGGCAATTTCTCGATCGCGACGCCGGATACGCCGCGCACGTGGGACGCCATGCGTTCGTGCGATCTCACCGTACACATCACGACCAAGCTGAACCGCAGCCACCTCGTGCATGGCCGCGACGCGCTGATTCTGCCGACGCTCGGGCGCACCGAGATCGACTTGCAGAACGGTGTCGCGCAAGGCGTGAGCGTCGAGGATTCGATGAGCATGGTGCATATCTCGTACGGCATGAACAAACCGGCGTCGGAGAATCTGCTGTCGGAGATCGCGATCGTCGCGCGCATGGCGCATGCGACGCTCGGCAGCGCGAAAGTGGATTGGCTCGCCCAGGCGGCGGACTATTCGCTGATCCGCGACGGCATCGCCAAAGTGATCGAAGGGTTCACGGACTATAACGAGCGGTTGAAGAACCCCGGCGGCTTTCATCTCGGCGTGGCGTCGCGCGAGCGGATCTGGAAAACGCCGAGCGGCAAGGCGCAGTTCCTCGTGCATGCCATCGACACGGCGACGCCGATCCATCAAGCGCGCAAGGAGCATGGCGAGCGGCTGATGACCTTGATGACGACGCGCTCGCACGATCAGTACAACACGACCATTTACGGCCTCGACGACCGCTATCGCGGCGTGTATGGGCAGCGTCGCGTGCTGTTCGCCAACAAGGACGATCTCGCGATGCTCGGCTTCGCGGCAGGACAGCGCGTGGATATCACCAGCGTGTGGGCCGACGGAATCGAGCGTCACGCGGAAGGTTTTCTGCTCGTGGAATACGACATTCCGCGCGGCTGTCTCGGCGCTTACTATCCGGAGACGAATCCGCTGGTGCCGCTCTCGTCGGTCGCCGATGGCGCGGGCACGCCGACATCGAAGTCGATTCCGGTTTTGTTGAAGGCTTCCAGGGTCAACCCGGTTGCGGCTTGA